In Zingiber officinale cultivar Zhangliang chromosome 1A, Zo_v1.1, whole genome shotgun sequence, the DNA window tacccccgtggcctgttgCATATTGCTGTTGGTCAAATTGCTGAGGGGAATCAttgcgacgcgcgcccgagcgtcggcccacatcttggctaagggccccttcattgtgatcatgtgctcgggcacggttggcCGATCGGCCTCGGGCATTAATTCCTCGGTGGGGAGATTCAAATAGACCCGGATGGTGCGGCACCGACCGGAGGTCGTCTGGGCAgaagccggggaaggatcggaggccggcgcagaCATCTGGGACAAAATTGCTAAACGTTGAACTTGGCGGGCAGCTGGCGAAAGGACGCTGACTGGAACAGCCTCGAGGGGGTACGCGGACGCGTCCAATTGTGAcagggtccgatcggacgagatcgcctcCACCTCTGGGGCTTTGCTGCGGGAATCAGCGGTGGTCCGCTCTGAAGGCTGGACCGCAGATGTAGCCGAGTGGAGTGGTGTCTCCGTGCGGCGCCTCTTTTGACGAAGGGGGCGCTCCTCCTCCTGAGCcgagccttcctcccggacggaaggctctcgactagcagttgcgccagTCGCCTgttccgggagagaagcctgagcggccgactcccccgcgTTCGTGTCGCTCTCCCCTTCATTAGAGTCGACCGGCTGAATGCCAAGCgactccatctctttggcagccgcggcctcgagcgccgccgccttcctttTCAAAATTCTAGCCATCatcgactccatgacaatgtttgctacaaaggaaaaagaagaaaatcagttagcaatcaaggcaaatgtacaagcaagattcttaccgaagccgctcgggaggggggtcctaatcggactcaggccgaatatatacatcaccccttcatGCGGGAACTTATTGATGTGAAACTTCAGACCGGCCAGCATGTTGGctgcgtgaagataatccggtcgggtcttgaatcttttgagctCTGGTGAAGTTGGTGGTCTGATCTGCTACTGCGTtcggaagggggcccgctcgggcatacgaaggtagaagtagaattctttccaatgcttattggaagaaggcagtttattgaagaaaactaaaccgggtcGAGCCTAGAACATATatgtgcccggctcggactgcttaggataataaaaataatagaaaacctccggtcggagggggatattgTGGGTTTTGAACAAAACGACCacgccgcataaaaggcggaaagtgttggggactaggcttccgagcggaacgccgaaaaagttgcaaaccTCTACGATGAACGGATGAACGGGAAAACGCAGACCGGAgacgaactggtcgcggaagacgcAGAAAGCTCCGCGtgacggtttgtgtggccgagcggagggggaagGTAATATAAGTTCAAAATCAGAAGGGATTTCGAAAGAGTCCATCAaaatatcggcgtcgcgccgatcgaaacGCGACTCCagggtagtataccatgggccgagggtttggtcttgaggttgggaggagctagccattatccgagcggacgaaaccaaCAAAGACgaaaggcagaggataaaaggaagaagatgatagatgAAACAGTGCGAAGAGGATGAAAACTAGACAAAAAACACAAGATTAACGGAgaggaaaggaaggagaaccttaTAAAGAGATGGAGGATCGAAAGAACGACGCCGGAGATCGTCGGAGGACAGAAGAGCAGGATCGCCGAAGCACTGAGAGAGAAGAATTGCAGAGCACGCGAGAGCGAAGGTGTGGCGGTGGAAGAggacgaaggctttatagggataAGCCTGAGCGGCCTCAGCCGTCGATTGTAGGTCACGGGAATCGAAGCCTGCATCTGGCCATCCATTTCAAACTAAGGCGGTCCCATCGAAGGTAACACCGCCGCCGTATGCTGACGGCATTAGGGGTGCCACGTGGCGTTCCATCACGGGAGAGCATTTAATAAGTGTCTTAtcgaggcacagagcgcgtgctcgtccttaatgacggagattggcGCAAATTCCGAGGAGATCCGAGAGAGGGTGGCGTTGACTGAGGTCGTACTTATCTCCACACCGTCCGAGCGAATGATGGTTTCTTGGAAGCGCCGCTCAGCACAAcgggcgtccagtcagtcggactaatcgcctccttcgactagacttgaaggggaggcaagtgatccgacggtaagaacgggggaccccctttgagggaagtcaacgccacgtggaggtcaaaggtcaaatggTCGATCGGAAAAGGGGGACCGACCGGCCGAACGGATCCAAGCGGAAGCAAaggcaacccgacggggagtcgggtctccgacgctcacgGTGAACAGAGTCGCCTGCCCGAGcgggtagtccgctcggccgaggcttaAAGCATCGATACGGTAAATAAACAGTTTGAGccaagcacccggtcggaccgatacctacgtccggtcggatcGATGCTTGCCGAGCGGAGGGATACTCAGCTCGGGGAAAAAGAAGACAAAGGCAGAGggaacattggggaacatctttttctgacagcgggcatgttcgatgaccaggccatacgcagaatcgtacaacggaaggttctgctgtcccatcggagaggtgatcagactgtagcagtatggtgtcaggcatgttcctctgacaagcccatactacggTATAGGAaacgacacgtgtacacctcggtaagtgtgcacaagcctccccacagctctatataagagagCCCTCAtacttcgacggaggtacgcgATCACGCATTCTTgcatattcggagccacttcataatttcctcttgcctgacttaagcgtcggagggtcgtcgccgggaaccccttcccggcccgacttccatgcaggttcgccggagatccacgtcatcagttcggagagcgccacgtatcCAGCGTCAGTTGATTCAACGTTCGGACAGGATTAGCATTAATTGAGCATTTATGGAAACAATATAGTAATTCTGAAAGTTAAAGTCTTATAATAGTGTATTTTCAATTAAgtatccttgcttgttttaaatataaaatagtaaaatattttattctaattatgtgtgattttataatatttttaaaatatatttatgcctgagtaattatataataaaattaaaaataaaaattatatatatataaattagttGGAtactaaactttaaaaaatttaaaatatcaaatagtaagaagtattaattttaaatataataattatcatataaaaaaattaataagaataatagaatattctaaagaatattcTTTTTTGGTGTGATATGGTGATGATGGGTTGGAGTTGAAATAGTGTTTGGTGTTGAAATTGTACTATTTTGATGTGAAAATTATATCAAATTTGATGATGTGGGTGGGAAATGGTCTAAATCCCTAAACCGATCGAAAGATCTTATTTTGAATGCAAATTAGGTTGGGAAGGGTCGAAAGATGTCATTCTGATTGCAAACTGGTTTGGCAATTAGATTGGGAATGGGGTGATCAACTACGAGACGGACAACAAGGGGTCGAAAGATCTCTTCGGGCTTGACGCCGGCTCCAAAGCCTCCTTCGGTTTGCCTCCCTATTTTTTTTACTCATTTTTCTGGTATTTTCGAAGTCAAATTATATCGATTCAACAAGTTAACACGAGAATCTGAATTCATTGCAAgttaaataggaaaaaaattaCATTGAATTTAGGGGTGATCAAACCCAAACAAATATCTTCTACCATGAACTACATCCCACCTTGACCACAATGAGAAATTGAATAGCAACTTAACTTGCTACAACCCCTCACATGCAAAAACTTGTGTGAAGAGAGGCCTATACATGCTGCCAGATTGCGAGATTAAATAGACACACAGACACACAAAATCACACAGAAGAAATCTGCATGTTAGTTTTGTCCTCTTTGAAGGCCCCCTCTCCTGTatcaaattctttcaaaatttagtttCTAACATTCTATATTTTCAATGCAAAgcattttgtgttaactttgtcaGTCACTGAATATAGTTAAATTGCACGATTGATGATTGATCTCGGCCATTCTAGATGCAACTGAGATTATAAATTCCTGTAGAAATTGTGGTGAAAACCAGGTGCAGGAGCTTAGACTTGCACACTAGTCTtgtttcccttctctccttttgGAACTCATTGGAAACTTAACTCATTACCATCACTATTTTTTCATTCAACCGTATCATTTGCGATAAAATGAGATTAGAGTTCATAGCCGGTCAATCGGAAAAACCTTGGAACTAACCTGAAATACCAACTTTGGCTGATTATATATATTACTGAAGTTTTGCACTTAAATTCTGATACAGATTGAGAATTTAGATCCTTGTACTTACAATTATGTGAAGGCATACCTTAACGATCCAGCGGTGCAGAAAGCTCTACATGCCAATGTGACAAAGCTCAATTACACTTGGTCTGGTTGTAGGTATATATACATTTCATATGCACCCAAGAAATTTCCTTTCTttaaacaaaataatgaaaatttaGCTCAGCTATTAACATTGTGTCTGGATGCAGCCAAATGATACCTGTCTGGACAGATCAGCCTTACACAATGTTGCCAATCATCCATGAATTGCTATCTAACGAGTTAAGAATTTTGAAGTACaggtaaaaaaaaaagatagtctTTAAGTTCACTAAATGTATCAACCCATGAGATGATTTGAAAGGACAAAATATAGATGAAATCCTCCTTCACCATGACTCAGTGAAGGGTTTCTTCATCATACTTCAGATTTTATATACTTGAAGGTACACTAGTTTAATAGGTGCACTAATTTGTATGACTTGTATAAATAAGTATAGGTGCATCAATTTTATtgatagtaataggtgcactagtTTAGTATAGACAATCACTTCGATTTTATGTATTTGTCCACTGTTATTAGTTTTGTATTTCTTATATCAAGTGTACAAGTACAGATAGTAAGTGAAGGGTTTTCGCTCGAGTTGAGTCCCATAATAAGCTTAGCTGGGCTTACACTTTCATATGCAGTGGCGACATCGATGCAAGAATTCCTGTTACTTCTACAAGCTTAGTAGGGCTTGCTGTGAAATCTCCATGGAGAGCTTGGATGCTTGACAATGAGgcagataactttttttttagtAAATTAGTTTAGATAATTTGAGATTTATAAAGTCTAATAAGTACATCCACCTTCATCCTTGATCTTCGGCGATAGGATTTCCGTCGATGATGGAAAGAACCTTCTGTGGAACATGTTGAGTAACTAAACATGGTATGGCGGTTTggcaatgatgatgatgataagaaTTATGATAATGAATTTTTATGAATATGTAAGTTGGGGGATATATCATGGAATATGAACAACCAAGGCCGGCCCTGACTTTTGGGGGTTCTTggtaaaaagagaaaagagatttccataggattttttttttactaacgtAAAACTTGAATAGAGTttaatagaaaacttaaaaattaatatatttcatttaacaTATGATAAACttcatataaaatatatttctcaagattcttttaaaagttcaatagtgtataaaaatatatttctcaagTTTTTCAAAAAAGTGCTATAcctacaaatataaaaaaaaaacaagtatgaAATAATCAATGAAAAAATTTAGATCTTCTAGCATTTTGAAAAGCAAAATCAACAATAAGATATTcaaaatcaagtttttctaacATCTCATTTTCGATGCATAAAATTATCAAGCTATTTATATTCAAATCATTATTATCATTTTCTCTTAATTCGTCTTGCTCATTTATCGCATGATtatgatcatcattttctctGAATTATTCTCGCTCATTGATTGCATGATCATTTAGTTTTCTTGATTACTCGATTGTTGTTCATTTGTTACATGATTATTTAGTTATTCTTGACTTTTAATTGAAGAgctagttttaaaaaacttatgaagaacaccttCATGAGTTTTAATAATCAGtttcgttttttttttctaactcctAGATTGATATTTCTTTGGAAACATGTGTGTACAACaaatttcaaatataaaaataaaacacacaaaactAACAACAAAGTTAGTAATGAAACAAATACAAGCAGTGAAAATAATAGTGAAAGAGTAATAAATCCTAATTTGCGCTTGAAACAATCGATATAATCTATTCTATGATGATTAAAATTATGATGATTTATTATTCTTTTAAATCtgaaagaaaaatcataaaatattgaaCTCCaatacaattttaaaaataatattgaatattgaaaataagaaaaaaaatatatagataagtaagtaagtaatttatattgtaaatttatatattgatgaaactaaaacttcAATTGGAGAATagatttttgatttaattaaaaaagATTAGAAGGAGAATAAGGGAGGAAATTAGTGTTCATGATTCAAACTTTCCTTTTCAGAGTCTTCTGACTCCTATAAACGAATTTATGAAGAAAGAGTTGTACAAATAATAAATTCTTTAGTAAATAAGATCGATTACATTTTTGtttgtctttcttttcttttctttttttttttttaagattttttcttaaattttaatggtaaataattttttagcctttattaaaacaatccagccatatatatatttttggacctttattaaaataatctaataaaatattttttttgttattattaaaataatataattataattatatatatatatatatatgccaaATTTAGGATTTCTAAAAATCGAGGGTCTAAATCATTGCTCTCGGTATCATACCTCAAGGCTGATTCTATGAACAACACCATAAAATCAAACACTTGAAAGAagtttgaattattaaaaaaaatcaaacacttGAATTATTAAAATCTAGACACTTGAAAAGATTTACTTTCCGGATTAGTTTTACCATAAAATCTAGACACTTGAAAAGATTTACTTCCCGGATTAGTTTTACCATAAAATCTAGACActtgaattattaaaaataataataataatttaatttatcctTTTTAAGCATCAACTTTAGCTTTAACTATAAAGATCTTTCAAGGctgtaatttaaaaatttataggtaaattattttttttttatcttgcaaCAGTTTGAGTTTAGAAAAAGGGGTGTGAAGGATATAAAactatttaaatataattttcatttTATCCACTCtgattttttttatcttgttgattattattgaatatattttttctttataacGTACCGTGTGGAAAAGTGCAAAACCCACATAATTAATTAACTATCGTCCGACTTATCTATATATCGGAATTCTTCCCGAAACTGGTACGAGCATATAACGCCCGCAGCAGCCGCTACAAAAGGCCTCGCTTTGCCGGTCGCGTTGCTAGGTTTTCTTTTCTGCTCTCCTTTCTTCTACGGTCCTACGGCGCCTAGGGTTCCTCCTTTCATCTTCCTGACATGGGGCGATATCGCAGCCGCAGCAGAAGCTACAGCCCTCGGCGGTACAGCCGGAGTCCTCCTCGCCGGAAGCACTACGACGACCCTCGCGACCGGTACcatggaggcggcggcggcggcggaagaggaggaggaagggacTACCGCTCCGCCCCCTCTGGCCTGCTCATTCGCAACATCTCTCTCGACGCAAGGTCCTTTCTTCGTCTTCGTTCTTCTTCGTCTCCCTCTGGCCTCCTCTTGATAACTCCGCTTTCTTTTGATAGTCTCTCGTAGTTTTCTTCCACGTTCTTAAAATTCATATTTGGTTAAGTATGTGTCGTACAAATTAATGTATTGATATGAATATGATTGACAACTGAAATGAACATACTCTATTTTCTTGCAAAACTGTATTTTTGTCGTCTCAACTTGTGATTTCATATTGTATATTCATGGAATTCTCATTCTACATCATGACATTCTGCATTTTACTGCATTGTTAGAAAAGTATGATCTACATTCCACTCTTATAAGCCAATGTTTCTTCCGAATTTTAAGGTACTACTTGTGAAATTTTAACATCCACTTCTCTCTCTGTTTGCATGATATCTAACCGAGTAGGAATGATTAATTGAATTGTGTAACAGCTATTTCTCAATCCCATGCATGAGAAATTGATATGCAGGATCCAAATGGTTAAAGAAACGAGCTTAAAATTGTACAGTCGCCTGTATGATACTGAATGAATATGTGGGTGTTTATCCAGAATGACAATCATAGTTGACTTCCACAAATATTTTACAATTGTTTTGGTCATATGGTTCTTTATCGGTAATAGATGAGATGCAAATGCAAATCAAGTCAACTAACTCTGGTATTATAACTGATATAGCTCTAAATCAACAGTTGAATCTAATATTTCAACTGTTACACTGCTGGATTTCTATTACTTGTGTTTGAGATCCTAAATCTTTGTTGGTTGCTCAATGAAATGGTAGACATTCTATACTAGTTTCTTATATTTGTGTCTAATAATGCCAAAAATCATGCAATTTGTTCTGATTTTTGTGCCATATTAGTGACTACATGTTCAAGAAAAAAGCGGATGTGTTCTAAAAAAAATTGGTTTGCGAAATTGATAAAAACATGCCATAATTACTATATTTGCAAGAAGAATTCTTTGATAATATTGTGTATCTTTTTTGTATGTTTAGATAATAATAGTTATGATTTGAAATAGGAATTTACTAGGTTCTAGATCaaataattgaacaactaaagGCATATGGGATAAGAATGATTGTGTGGATGTGAGAATGAAGTATGCCATGTGAATTGCCTTTGGTGATGCATGTCACTTCATCCCCTGGTCcaaagaaaaatatttgaaagatGTAATTGACGTTTGACAAAATGAAACATTTAAGCTCTGAAGTTGATGCTTCGTTGTTCACATACCTGAACTTTAGAATGTTGTTTGCTCTCCTCGCAATGGCATATTAGGATACCTATTTTTGTTTGCGCCATGAATTGAATAACATGTTCTTCatcaaataatatatattttaagacACTCTCTTAGTCACACATTCATATATATTTATATGTTGTTAAATTATCTGTATTCATTGAGTTGTAGTTGTATATTTGTGATTGTAAACacttttcttttaaaactattgtcTAACTCATCTGATTACCAAGGCTGTAAGTCTCTTTGGCAAAAGCAAACCCAGCATTAAACTGTCTCTAAAATCTGTTATGTAGATTGGAAATTTATTAGTTCATAACTTTCTCTGAAGAATGGGCTGTTTTTGTTGCCCCAAGATCTAGGCAAATGCATCAATGAGAATTGATTATATGTTGCTCTACTTTTCCTCTCTGTTTAGTTTTTTCATGTATTGGCAGATAGTTTTTTCTCTCCATATGCTCTTCAATATATGTTCAACAAACatgaattaaataataaaatgcCTTTCTGCCATTTATAGGCCTGAAGATCTACGTATACCGTTCGAGCGTTTTGGTCCAGTGAAGGATGTCTATCTTCCGAAGAACTACTATACAGGGTACTTCCTTTTTCTGACTGCAGTGAACTTATTGTTCCTATTCTCATTAACAAGCATTAAGATCTAGCAGCTTGACTTATGCACCATTACGAATTACTCTTTCCTTGTCGGGTTCCTCTTTTTGAGCAAGAGTCAGGAAAGTAAAGAAGCAAATTTCAGTTCATCTCAAGAGCATAATTTGAACTTTAAATACTCTTTCCCACTTTGAAATTGATAAaaacaagaaaagcaaatggtAAAGGTTAGAAGATACTATTCCAAAAGAGAAATAAAAGGATAAGCTAGAATGGTTGTCTTCTCACTCACCTCACCTGGTGGATAGGGATTCTTTTCCATGCGGTTGAAGGCTACTCTTTTTGTCCTATTGTTGTGGATAATTGTCATCCTATATAGTTAAAAGGATATTCTAGGACCACAAACAAACAACTTTATGTTGACTATAAAGAGAAAGCAGATTTGGTCCTCTTTTGGGTTGTCCTTTACTGCAGTAATGTACTCTGATCTTGTTATTCTGTTATTGTAGCGAGCCACGAGGTTTTGGATTCGTCAAATTCCGCTATGCAGAAGATGCTGCAGTAGCTAAGCAGCATATGAATCGTCAGATTATCGGCGGCCGTGAAATTTCAATTGTCTATGCTGAAGAAAATAGGAAAACTCCTCAAGAAATGCGCAAGATGACACGCATTAGGTGTGCTCATTTATGCTTTCTGCTACTATCACTTTTCATACCTTTTGATTAATTTTAGTTGCCTCAATTATTTGCATAATAATGAAATTATACTTCTGCAGTGAAAGACATATGGGAGGACGACACCGGCGGTCTCTGTCCAGATCTCCCAGACAACGACATCGCTGTTAGTATTCTGTAGTATCATTGCATGGTATTCATAAGTCATCCAGTTTCTATGTCTGCTTAAATATACTTATAATGGATCTTTGTCTGTGGCAGCATATTCACATTCTCCCACTCCCAGGCACGATTCAAGGTTTGTCACAATATACAGATTTGTGATCTTGCATGTTGTTTAAACAAAGCTGCTAGCCCCTATTGGGTTGGGTTAGGTGTAGAATTCCTCCTCTGTCTGTATGGATTATTTTATTAGACATCACTATTTGAATATCTGACATACCAAGAAAATCTGAgcaatgatatttattttattaattgtttCCATAGACATAGGAGGATGTGTTGTTAACCTTAATTTGTATCCTAGTAAATAATAATACTAACATGGTAATACACCCTATAATATTCTATTTGAAGATCATGGTTTTGCATATATTGATTTTCCAAATTTTTTGTAGTTGGATGGAAATTCCTTCGACCACAGAGTAGAGTTTTAAATTGATTTGTAACATAAATCATTTGTTCATGATTGTAAATAAATAACATCATTATATACATAACTTATACTATCTCCCTTAGACTGGATGGTTTCATTTTAACCCTTCTTTCAAGACCCAATAGACCTTAAAACGTTTCTCTAAATATCTACAGAGTTTGCTAGCCCAGGGATTGGTTACATCCATGGAGGCCTCAATCATCCAAACTGCAATATTACAATTTGAGATTTTAGTGGCTTCATTGACTTAAGTTCAGCAGCCTCCTGTATTCCTCTAAGAGGCTCATAGCTCACCAATAGTCTATTTTACAAAAATAGAACCAGTCATAATAGCACAATTAATAATTGGATTTAGTGTTAAATAtttagtcaattaaaaaaaattagatttgggTTTCTTTTTTATCCAACTTGGATAAAGGTGTAACCATTCGAAAATTGGCCAATCTCGTACAAATGTCTTGCTTTTTTGGATGAACTTCTATTGATTTTTATAGCCTTTTCCATGTTCATGCAGATTGTAAAAGTGAAACGAGTATGTAAAGAACCAAAGCTTTAGTAAAAAAAAGTAAAGAGGAAGTGACAGTAAAGTTGTTCACATATTGATCACCTAATTTGAAAGCTATGAGGAAGTTTCAGTTAGTCTTCATCTTCAACAGCTGTAGATCACTGATTACATGGCTTGGTAGAGATACAAGTCCATTTTAACTTTCTGTTACCTCAATAGAAAAAACTTTCCATTCATATTTTGCTTTCTTAATTGTCTGTTTGATTGTTTTATACTATccagttagaaaaagaaattagagCTTACAAAGTCAAAAGAAAGATTCATGAAAAGAGCTCAAAGCGAAAATACCATGATCTCCTGTGAAGAGAGCATGATCTTCTTGATGGTTGTCATGCATGTGATGAAAGTAAGATAATTTTGGCCTAAGAAAGTTGACGCAAAGAGCTGTCGATGCTGTTCAATAATCAAGTACACCAATAAGAGAATAAAACACGCTTGGATCAAACTTCCATATATATTCAGGAGTTGTGATATGTTCCAGGTAAAGATTAATTCTTCCAACATATCAAGTTGGAGATGATGCTTAAGAACCTGTGGGGCAGATAATGTATAATGTTCGTCACAGAGAGTATCAGATAGTTGTTCTTTTACTTTCTGATAGCATTTGCAAATTGTTGACCTCATATCCAATGCCACTCCCCCTTCAGATTAGTAAATGCTCTCTCACATAGCATACCACACTTCTGAATAATTATTCATATATGGTCATATGCAGGGACAATGGAAGGGGTGGCCGTGATTACTACTCTCCGCCGAGATCAGTTTCTCCATCTCCTCTGAATGGTAGGGATTATGGGTCACCTGATGATAGGGATCACAGGTCTAAGAGGTCTGAACGTCAATCTCCAGGTCCTGAGGTTAATGAACAGAGCCCGTCAAGGTCACGATCCTACAGGTCAGTCTCAGTTCTATCATGTTTATTTTTATGTGCTCATCAATCTCACTAGTGACTAAAACATTGCAGTCCCAAGTGAGTGCTGACTGGCAACATTTTTAAATGAGTCCAGAATAGGGAAACCAGCTGCTCTGAACACACTTGCCTCCAATTTTCTGGTATTCCTTCAAATCTATTAGCAAAACTTAGTTTGGCGAAGGTTCTAGATGTGACTTTGTACTTGGTATATGGAGCCTCTGTTCTGGTGGGTCTGAAGTAGATGTTTTTGTGGCCTCTGCTCTAGTGGGTTTTCTTGACTCCCTGTAGTAGATGTTTTTTGAGACCTTTTTGTTCAGAGTCGTGAACAGACTCGTTAACACAATTATGTTGCTGATTTGTGTGTGATTTATGTTTTTCTTTACATTCTGTCTTTTCTGAGTCGTGGTTATGCATTTTAATgatagttttagattttttttttctatttgctGCGGAAACAGCTGGAAGGAagatatcttgtaatgcttttgAGTGATTTTACTCAAATTCTTGGTACAATTTCTGTATTttctacaaaaataaaatatttgcatTGCTACCTCAGATTGAAAAAAGAAATAACATTAGAATCTCAATCAATTCGGTCTGTTTACTAAATTCTAAAAAATGAGAAAAGTTGACTTGCTAGATTCAACTGAATCTATTAGACATATGTTTGAATGCAACTGATTTTG includes these proteins:
- the LOC122031798 gene encoding serine/arginine-rich SC35-like splicing factor SCL28 isoform X2, producing the protein MGRYRSRSRSYSPRRYSRSPPRRKHYDDPRDRYHGGGGGGGRGGGRDYRSAPSGLLIRNISLDARPEDLRIPFERFGPVKDVYLPKNYYTGEPRGFGFVKFRYAEDAAVAKQHMNRQIIGGREISIVYAEENRKTPQEMRKMTRISERHMGGRHRRSLSRSPRQRHRSYSHSPTPRHDSRL
- the LOC122031798 gene encoding serine/arginine-rich SC35-like splicing factor SCL28 isoform X1, which translates into the protein MGRYRSRSRSYSPRRYSRSPPRRKHYDDPRDRYHGGGGGGGRGGGRDYRSAPSGLLIRNISLDARPEDLRIPFERFGPVKDVYLPKNYYTGEPRGFGFVKFRYAEDAAVAKQHMNRQIIGGREISIVYAEENRKTPQEMRKMTRISERHMGGRHRRSLSRSPRQRHRSYSHSPTPRHDSRDNGRGGRDYYSPPRSVSPSPLNGRDYGSPDDRDHRSKRSERQSPGPEVNEQSPSRSRSYSPK